In one window of Mycobacteriales bacterium DNA:
- a CDS encoding DUF4032 domain-containing protein — MALHLTGAPGQPELFDLPWHLPLEQWPAEWLVGLPRGVSRHVVRFVRLADDVYAVKEIGRHAAEREYRVLRAMERAEVPAVQAVGILEGRTGRAGELLETALVTRHLQFSLPYRALYSQTLRPETAVRLLDALAVLLVRLHLAGFHWGDCSLSNTLFRRDAGSFAAYLVDAETAEQQPRLTDGQRRYDVELARTNIIGELMDLQAGELLDPAVDPMHIGDTIVCRYGELWSALTGPEVFRRGERYRIDARIRRLNSLGFDVAELEVETGLEGDRVLVQPKVVDAGHHARRLLRLTGLDVEENQARRLLNDLDAYRAALGQQGEPEELVAHQWLTDVFSAVVRAVPRSLCGKLEPAEVFHEVLEHRWFLSERAGRDVGTAEAVRSYVDQVLPLKPDERAVLAAVPPGALPPPGP, encoded by the coding sequence GTGGCTCTGCACCTGACCGGCGCGCCGGGACAGCCCGAGCTGTTCGACCTGCCATGGCACCTGCCGCTCGAGCAGTGGCCCGCCGAGTGGCTGGTCGGGCTGCCCCGCGGCGTGTCCCGGCACGTCGTGCGGTTCGTGCGGCTCGCCGACGACGTCTACGCCGTGAAGGAGATCGGCCGGCATGCCGCGGAGCGGGAGTACCGCGTGCTCCGCGCGATGGAGCGCGCCGAGGTGCCGGCCGTACAGGCGGTCGGCATCCTCGAGGGCCGGACCGGCCGCGCCGGCGAACTGCTCGAGACCGCCCTGGTCACCCGGCACCTGCAGTTCTCGCTCCCCTACCGCGCGCTGTACTCCCAGACGCTGCGCCCGGAAACCGCCGTCCGGCTGCTCGACGCGCTCGCGGTACTGCTCGTCCGGCTGCACCTGGCCGGCTTCCACTGGGGTGACTGCTCGCTGTCGAACACCCTGTTCCGGCGGGATGCCGGCTCGTTCGCGGCCTACCTGGTCGACGCCGAGACCGCGGAGCAGCAGCCACGGCTCACCGACGGGCAGCGTCGCTACGACGTCGAGCTGGCCCGTACCAACATCATCGGCGAGCTGATGGACCTGCAGGCCGGCGAGCTGCTCGATCCCGCCGTCGACCCGATGCACATCGGGGACACCATCGTCTGCCGGTACGGCGAGCTGTGGTCGGCGCTGACCGGGCCCGAGGTGTTCCGGCGCGGCGAGCGGTACCGCATCGACGCCCGGATCCGCCGGCTGAACTCGCTCGGCTTCGACGTGGCGGAGCTCGAGGTCGAGACCGGGCTCGAGGGCGACCGGGTGCTCGTGCAGCCCAAGGTCGTCGACGCCGGGCACCACGCCCGCCGGCTGCTGCGGCTGACCGGGCTGGACGTCGAGGAGAACCAGGCGCGCCGGCTGCTCAACGACCTCGACGCCTACCGTGCGGCGCTCGGTCAGCAGGGCGAGCCGGAGGAGCTGGTCGCTCACCAGTGGCTGACCGACGTCTTCTCCGCCGTCGTGCGGGCGGTGCCCCGGAGCCTGTGCGGAAAGCTGGAGCCGGCGGAGGTGTTCCACGAGGTGCTCGAGCACCGGTGGTTCCTGTCCGAACGGGCCGGCCGCGACGTGGGGACCGCGGAGGCGGTGCGCAGCTACGTCGACCAGGTGCTGCCGCTCAAGCCGGACGAGCGGGCGGTGTTGGCCGCTGTCCCGCCGGGCGCACTGCCGCCCCCGGGTCCGTAG
- the lnt gene encoding apolipoprotein N-acyltransferase produces the protein MEPVEHRAAVGLHQPAERAPIPPGEPPCRLAGLPRRRAAGLRLTGAVLSGLLLYLAFPPVDLPWLAPAAVALLTLVCRGTSARRGALLGLVHGLALFLPLVSWTATIAGPGALLALALLQAAFLALLGAALSLATRTAAWPLWSAALWTGQEALRARLPFGGFPWGRLAFSQGDSALTPLAALGGAPLVTFTVALLAGALAWSVLHARRGPVLAALVAVGGSALAAGAGAVVPLPTGGESVRVAVVQGNVPRLGLDFNAQRAAVLANHVSATRELAADVRAGRAERPELVIWPENASDLDPFTDPEAFTAIDGAVQDIGVPVLVGAVLLGPGEQVSNAGIVWDPVSGPGRRYVKRHPVPFGEYIPYRSLVRRVTSKVDLVPRDFAAGNEVGVLDVGPVRLGDVICFEVAYDDLVRDVVTGGGRLIVVQTNNATFGRSGETVQQLAMGRLRAVEHGRTVLVAATSGISAVIAPDGTLVEQAAVFTREVLVHEVPVRTGRTPATRLGAAPEAVLSGLGLLGLLAARRRRSA, from the coding sequence ATGGAGCCGGTGGAGCACCGGGCGGCCGTGGGCCTGCATCAGCCGGCGGAGCGGGCCCCGATCCCACCGGGGGAGCCGCCCTGCCGGCTGGCCGGGCTGCCCCGCCGCCGCGCCGCCGGCCTCCGGCTGACCGGCGCCGTCCTGTCCGGCCTGCTGCTCTACCTGGCGTTCCCGCCCGTCGACCTGCCCTGGCTGGCGCCTGCCGCCGTGGCGCTGCTGACCCTGGTCTGCCGGGGGACGTCGGCCCGTCGCGGCGCCCTGCTCGGGCTGGTCCACGGTCTGGCGCTGTTCCTGCCGCTGGTCAGCTGGACCGCCACCATCGCCGGTCCCGGGGCGCTGCTGGCGCTCGCGCTGCTGCAGGCCGCCTTCCTCGCGCTGCTCGGCGCCGCGCTGTCGCTCGCCACCCGCACCGCGGCCTGGCCGCTGTGGTCGGCTGCCCTCTGGACCGGGCAGGAGGCGCTGCGCGCGCGGCTTCCGTTCGGTGGCTTCCCCTGGGGGCGACTCGCGTTCAGCCAGGGTGACAGCGCCCTCACGCCGCTGGCCGCACTCGGCGGGGCGCCGCTGGTCACCTTCACCGTGGCGTTGCTGGCCGGCGCGCTGGCCTGGTCGGTGCTGCACGCCCGGCGCGGGCCGGTGCTGGCCGCGCTGGTCGCCGTCGGCGGCAGCGCCCTGGCTGCCGGAGCCGGCGCTGTCGTCCCGCTGCCGACCGGGGGCGAGTCCGTACGGGTGGCCGTCGTACAGGGCAACGTCCCGCGCCTCGGGCTGGACTTCAATGCCCAGCGCGCCGCGGTGCTGGCCAACCACGTGAGCGCGACCCGCGAGCTGGCGGCCGACGTGCGCGCCGGGCGGGCCGAGCGGCCCGAGTTGGTGATCTGGCCGGAAAATGCCTCGGACCTGGACCCTTTCACCGATCCGGAGGCCTTCACCGCCATCGACGGGGCGGTGCAGGACATCGGTGTGCCGGTCCTGGTCGGCGCGGTCCTGCTGGGCCCGGGGGAGCAGGTCAGCAACGCCGGCATCGTCTGGGACCCGGTCAGCGGCCCCGGCCGCCGCTACGTCAAGCGCCACCCGGTGCCGTTCGGGGAGTACATCCCCTACCGTTCCCTCGTCCGGAGGGTGACGAGCAAGGTCGACCTGGTCCCGCGCGATTTCGCCGCAGGCAATGAGGTGGGGGTGCTGGACGTCGGCCCGGTCCGGCTCGGCGACGTCATCTGCTTCGAGGTGGCCTATGACGACCTGGTGCGCGATGTCGTCACGGGAGGAGGCAGGCTGATCGTCGTGCAGACCAACAACGCGACCTTCGGCCGCAGCGGGGAGACCGTGCAGCAGCTGGCCATGGGCCGGCTGCGCGCGGTCGAGCACGGCCGCACCGTGCTGGTCGCCGCGACCAGCGGCATCAGCGCCGTGATCGCGCCCGACGGGACGCTGGTGGAGCAGGCGGCCGTCTTCACCCGGGAGGTCCTGGTGCACGAGGTTCCGGTACGCACCGGCCGCACGCCGGCCACCCGGCTCGGTGCCGCGCCCGAGGCGGTGCTGTCCGGGCTGGGCCTGCTGGGGCTGCTCGCTGCGCGCCGGCGGCGGTCCGCATGA
- a CDS encoding polyprenol monophosphomannose synthase, whose amino-acid sequence MRAPLDRVLVVVPTYNEKDNVEIIGSRLFASVPGAHLLVVDDNSPDGTGQIADAMAAADDRVHVLHRTGKTGLGAAYIAGFGWARDNGYDVVVEMDADGSHSPEQLPRLLAALEHADLVLGSRWVTGGKVVNWPRSREILSRGGNAYARTLLRLPLQDATGGYRAYRREVLDALPLGEVASQGYCFQVDLAWQSWKAGWEVVEVPITFVERERGESKMNRAIVLEALWRVTWWGLRNSRRREVRPTHRESGVRPSRPDSG is encoded by the coding sequence ATGAGGGCACCGCTGGACCGGGTGCTCGTCGTCGTGCCGACCTACAACGAGAAGGACAACGTCGAGATCATCGGCAGCCGGCTGTTCGCCTCCGTGCCGGGCGCGCACCTGCTCGTCGTCGACGACAACAGCCCCGACGGGACCGGGCAGATCGCGGACGCCATGGCGGCCGCGGACGACCGGGTGCACGTGCTCCACCGGACCGGCAAGACTGGGCTCGGCGCCGCGTACATCGCCGGGTTCGGCTGGGCGAGGGACAACGGCTACGACGTCGTCGTGGAGATGGACGCCGACGGCTCGCACTCACCCGAGCAGCTACCGCGTCTGCTGGCGGCGCTCGAGCACGCCGACCTGGTGCTCGGCAGCCGCTGGGTCACCGGCGGGAAGGTGGTCAACTGGCCCAGGTCACGCGAGATCCTCAGCCGGGGCGGCAACGCCTATGCCCGCACCCTGCTACGACTACCGCTGCAGGACGCGACGGGGGGCTACCGCGCCTACCGCCGGGAGGTGCTCGACGCGCTGCCCCTGGGGGAGGTGGCCTCGCAGGGCTACTGCTTCCAGGTCGACCTGGCCTGGCAGTCGTGGAAGGCCGGCTGGGAGGTCGTCGAAGTGCCGATCACCTTCGTCGAACGCGAGCGGGGCGAGTCCAAGATGAACCGCGCGATCGTGCTCGAGGCCCTCTGGCGGGTCACCTGGTGGGGCCTGCGCAACAGCCGCCGGCGGGAAGTGCGACCCACCCATCGCGAGAGCGGCGTCCGGCCCAGCCGCCCGGACAGCGGCTGA
- a CDS encoding GH1 family beta-glucosidase yields the protein MSGLPALGYGVATSAYQIEGAVAEDGRGPSVWDVFTRQPGVVLDGTDGSVACDSYHRLDDDLVLLSALGVSAYRFSIAWPRVQPLGHGRIEPRGLDYYDRLVDGLLARGLRPFPTLYHWDLPQPLEDAGGWPVRDTAERFADYARAVAGRLGDRIDTWATHNEPWCTAFLGYAAGAFAPGRRDPHAAYAAAHHLLLSHALAGAALRAEVAGAQVGLVLNLAPVWLDRDGDPAAADHVDAVQNRLWLDPLTRGAYPELLASRALTPAGVALPEDLERIRGSVDWLGVNYYTPFRIGAAGSAGSGVGQDAGGYPGAPDFAFRPRGPLTTMGWEVEASGLEEVLRRVAEELPGLPLRVTENGAAFPDDARGPAGEVEDLDRIDYLRRHLAAVERVRAAGVPVLDYFAWSLLDNFEWAQGYTQTFGLVSVDPVTRQRTPKRSFSWYAGQARAGSAR from the coding sequence ATGTCCGGTCTGCCGGCTCTGGGGTACGGCGTCGCGACCTCCGCCTACCAGATCGAGGGCGCGGTCGCCGAGGACGGCCGCGGCCCCTCGGTGTGGGACGTGTTCACCAGGCAGCCCGGCGTGGTGCTGGACGGCACCGACGGGTCCGTCGCCTGCGACAGCTACCACCGGCTGGACGACGATCTGGTTCTGCTGAGCGCGCTCGGCGTCTCGGCGTACCGCTTCTCGATCGCCTGGCCGCGGGTGCAGCCGCTCGGGCACGGCCGGATCGAGCCCCGTGGGCTCGACTACTACGACCGCCTCGTGGACGGCCTGCTGGCCCGCGGGCTGCGGCCGTTCCCGACCCTGTACCACTGGGACCTGCCGCAGCCGCTCGAGGATGCCGGTGGCTGGCCCGTCCGGGACACCGCCGAGCGGTTCGCCGACTACGCGCGTGCCGTCGCGGGCCGGCTCGGCGACCGGATCGACACCTGGGCGACGCACAACGAGCCGTGGTGCACGGCCTTCCTCGGGTATGCGGCGGGTGCCTTTGCACCCGGCCGGCGGGATCCGCACGCGGCGTACGCCGCCGCCCACCACCTGTTGCTCAGCCACGCCCTCGCCGGCGCCGCCCTGCGCGCCGAGGTCGCGGGCGCGCAGGTCGGCCTGGTCCTCAACCTCGCACCGGTGTGGCTGGACCGGGACGGCGACCCGGCGGCGGCCGACCACGTCGACGCGGTCCAGAACCGGTTGTGGCTGGACCCGCTCACGCGGGGCGCCTACCCCGAGCTGCTGGCCTCACGGGCCCTCACTCCGGCAGGCGTCGCGCTGCCGGAAGACCTCGAGCGGATCCGTGGCTCGGTCGACTGGCTCGGCGTCAACTACTACACCCCCTTCCGGATCGGCGCGGCGGGCAGTGCCGGCAGCGGCGTCGGCCAGGACGCCGGCGGCTACCCGGGCGCACCCGACTTCGCCTTCCGCCCCCGCGGGCCGCTGACGACCATGGGCTGGGAGGTCGAGGCATCCGGGCTCGAGGAGGTGCTGCGGCGGGTGGCCGAGGAGTTGCCGGGTCTGCCGCTGCGGGTGACGGAGAACGGCGCGGCGTTCCCGGACGACGCGCGGGGGCCGGCCGGCGAGGTCGAGGACCTCGACCGGATCGACTACCTCCGGCGGCACCTTGCGGCGGTCGAGCGGGTACGGGCGGCGGGTGTGCCGGTGCTGGACTACTTCGCCTGGTCGCTGCTGGACAATTTCGAGTGGGCGCAGGGCTACACGCAGACGTTCGGTCTGGTGTCGGTGGACCCGGTCACCCGGCAGCGGACGCCCAAGCGCTCCTTCTCCTGGTACGCCGGGCAGGCCCGGGCGGGCTCTGCCCGGTGA
- a CDS encoding amidohydrolase family protein, producing the protein MTTTLYRRGRVRSPADPFATALLVDGGTVAWVGGEGAADAMSCDRTVDLEDAWLAPAFVDAHVHATATGLALTGLDLTDAPSLAVALDRVAAAARKARGAVVLGTGWDETDWPEGRAPTAAELDRASYGGVVYLARADVHSAVVSSALLAAAPDTRRAAGFLGDGLVRRDAHHVVRRAAYAAVTTGQRRAAQQATLDRAAQLGIACVHECGGPDIGGEEDFRTLLALGHGVEVVGYWGELDGIERARELGAVGAGGDLFADGALGSHTAHLHEPYLDEPTRGHGYLTVEQVARHVAACTRAGLQAGFHAIGDAALDNVLAGIGRAAEQVGLPALRAARHRVEHAELLTAPLIAAMVAYGVVASVQPAFDARWGGESGMYVQRLGAERARTMNPYAALAAAGVPLALGSDAPVTPLDPWGTLRAAVHHRSPGSGLSARAAFSAHTRGGWRAARVEGAGELTPGAPASFAVWDLPTELVVQMPDERISAWSTDPRSGVAGLPDLSADDPLCRRTVVGGREVWTT; encoded by the coding sequence GTGACGACGACGCTGTACCGCCGTGGTCGGGTCCGCTCGCCGGCGGACCCGTTCGCGACCGCCCTGCTCGTGGACGGCGGCACCGTCGCCTGGGTCGGCGGCGAGGGCGCGGCCGACGCCATGAGCTGCGACCGGACCGTTGACCTCGAGGACGCGTGGCTCGCGCCCGCGTTCGTCGACGCGCACGTGCACGCCACGGCCACCGGCCTGGCCCTGACCGGGCTGGACCTCACCGACGCACCCTCGCTGGCCGTGGCGCTCGACCGGGTCGCGGCCGCCGCGCGCAAGGCCCGCGGGGCAGTGGTGCTCGGCACCGGCTGGGACGAGACCGACTGGCCCGAGGGCCGGGCGCCCACGGCAGCCGAGCTGGACCGCGCGTCGTACGGCGGCGTCGTCTATCTCGCGCGCGCCGACGTGCACAGCGCCGTGGTGTCGAGCGCGCTGCTCGCGGCCGCGCCCGACACCCGCCGCGCGGCCGGCTTCCTCGGCGACGGCCTGGTCCGCCGGGACGCCCACCACGTCGTCCGCCGCGCCGCCTACGCCGCCGTGACAACGGGCCAGCGCCGTGCGGCGCAGCAGGCCACCCTCGACCGGGCCGCGCAGCTCGGCATCGCCTGCGTGCACGAGTGCGGCGGCCCCGACATCGGCGGCGAGGAGGACTTCCGCACGCTGCTGGCGCTCGGGCACGGGGTCGAGGTGGTCGGCTACTGGGGCGAGCTGGACGGGATCGAGCGCGCGCGCGAGCTGGGTGCGGTCGGCGCCGGCGGGGACCTGTTCGCCGACGGCGCGCTCGGCAGCCACACCGCCCACCTGCACGAGCCCTACCTCGACGAGCCGACCCGTGGGCACGGCTACCTCACCGTGGAGCAGGTCGCCCGGCACGTCGCCGCCTGCACCCGGGCAGGGCTGCAGGCCGGCTTCCACGCCATCGGCGACGCCGCGCTGGACAACGTGCTGGCCGGCATCGGCCGGGCAGCGGAGCAGGTCGGGCTGCCGGCCCTCCGCGCCGCCCGGCACCGCGTCGAGCACGCCGAGCTGCTGACCGCACCGCTCATCGCGGCCATGGTGGCGTACGGCGTGGTCGCGAGCGTGCAACCGGCCTTCGACGCGCGCTGGGGCGGCGAGAGCGGGATGTACGTGCAGCGCCTCGGGGCCGAACGGGCCCGGACGATGAACCCCTATGCGGCGCTGGCCGCTGCGGGCGTCCCGCTGGCTCTGGGCTCGGATGCCCCCGTGACACCGCTGGACCCTTGGGGAACGCTGCGCGCCGCCGTGCACCACCGGAGCCCCGGCAGCGGGCTGTCGGCCCGGGCGGCCTTCTCGGCGCACACCCGCGGTGGCTGGCGCGCGGCACGGGTCGAGGGTGCGGGGGAGCTGACCCCCGGTGCTCCCGCGAGCTTCGCCGTCTGGGACCTGCCGACCGAGCTGGTGGTGCAGATGCCCGACGAGCGGATCTCGGCGTGGTCGACCGACCCGCGCTCCGGAGTGGCCGGCCTGCCCGACCTGTCCGCCGATGACCCGCTCTGCCGGCGCACGGTCGTGGGTGGACGGGAGGTGTGGACCACATGA
- a CDS encoding RNA polymerase-binding protein RbpA: MSDRVLRGTRLGAVSYESDRHTEFAPRSRTAYDCPDAHATEVPFAAEAEIPSIWECRVCGAPALLRDGAQPEEKKGKPARTHWDMLLERRSPAELEEVLAERLAVLHEHQGKVKAALKSERAKERKSA, translated from the coding sequence ATGAGCGACCGAGTTCTGCGAGGCACCCGCCTCGGCGCCGTGAGCTACGAGAGTGACCGGCACACCGAGTTCGCGCCGCGCTCACGGACTGCCTACGACTGCCCGGACGCGCACGCGACGGAGGTCCCGTTCGCGGCCGAGGCGGAGATCCCCTCGATCTGGGAGTGCCGCGTGTGCGGGGCGCCGGCGTTGCTCCGCGACGGCGCCCAGCCCGAGGAGAAGAAGGGCAAGCCGGCCCGTACGCACTGGGACATGCTGCTCGAGCGTCGCTCCCCGGCCGAGCTCGAGGAGGTGCTGGCCGAGCGGCTGGCCGTCCTGCACGAGCACCAGGGCAAGGTGAAGGCCGCGCTCAAGAGCGAGCGCGCCAAGGAGCGCAAGAGCGCCTAG
- a CDS encoding FxsA family protein: protein MPALLVATLVIVPLVEIYLLVQVGQLLGILPTLVLLLVMSLLGAYLLRREGTRTWRAFRTALGSGRVPAREVADGALVIFGGALLLTPGFATDAFGLLCVLPPSRAVLRRMLTGLVTRRLGVVGMVGGLAAERARRPPKRRGDVAGGEIVDGEVVEGPEAPPRDGGKPPQDGGN, encoded by the coding sequence ATGCCCGCCCTGCTGGTCGCCACCCTGGTGATCGTCCCGCTCGTGGAGATCTACCTCCTCGTGCAGGTCGGTCAGCTACTCGGCATCCTTCCGACGCTGGTCCTGCTGCTGGTCATGTCGCTGCTCGGGGCCTACCTGCTGCGCCGGGAGGGCACCCGGACCTGGCGTGCCTTCCGGACGGCCCTGGGCTCCGGCCGGGTGCCGGCGCGGGAAGTGGCCGACGGTGCGCTGGTGATCTTCGGCGGCGCACTGTTGCTGACCCCGGGCTTCGCGACCGACGCCTTCGGGCTGCTGTGTGTGCTGCCACCGTCGCGCGCCGTGCTGCGCCGGATGCTCACCGGCCTGGTCACCAGGCGGCTCGGCGTGGTCGGGATGGTGGGCGGGCTGGCGGCGGAGCGGGCCCGGCGACCGCCGAAGCGCCGGGGCGACGTCGCGGGCGGCGAGATCGTGGACGGTGAGGTCGTGGAGGGCCCGGAGGCGCCGCCGCGGGACGGGGGCAAGCCGCCGCAGGACGGAGGGAACTAG
- a CDS encoding TMEM165/GDT1 family protein: protein MSIFLLALGVVFVAEFGDKSQLLALTLAARRPAGQVLLGLALVAVVLQGLSAGVGAALASAVSASTVLLVAGLGFWLAALLAWRRDDDGPLGPGRPVATVLLSFGAVLVAELGDKTMLATAALAAREGPLLTWLGGVTGFVLADALAVLVGRTLFSRLPARAVRLGTAGLFAVLGTVLLSGLF from the coding sequence GTGTCGATCTTCCTGCTCGCCCTCGGCGTGGTCTTCGTCGCCGAGTTCGGCGACAAGAGCCAGTTGCTGGCCCTGACGCTGGCGGCCCGTCGGCCGGCCGGCCAGGTGCTGCTCGGCCTGGCGCTGGTCGCGGTGGTGCTGCAGGGGCTTTCCGCCGGAGTCGGCGCGGCGCTGGCCTCCGCCGTCTCTGCCTCGACGGTCCTGCTCGTGGCCGGCCTGGGCTTCTGGCTGGCCGCGCTGCTGGCGTGGCGGCGCGACGACGACGGACCGCTCGGCCCGGGCCGGCCGGTCGCCACGGTGCTGTTGTCGTTCGGGGCGGTGCTGGTGGCCGAGTTGGGCGACAAGACGATGCTGGCCACCGCGGCGCTGGCCGCCCGTGAGGGCCCGCTGCTCACCTGGCTGGGCGGGGTGACCGGGTTCGTGCTCGCCGATGCGCTCGCGGTCCTGGTGGGTAGGACCCTGTTCAGCCGGCTGCCCGCACGCGCCGTGCGGCTCGGCACGGCAGGGCTGTTCGCGGTGCTCGGCACGGTCCTGCTGAGCGGTCTGTTCTGA
- a CDS encoding SDR family NAD(P)-dependent oxidoreductase: MVQETAAQIRAAGGTASAVVVDLADPEQIARAMAQVSDELGTVDVLVNAAGTDVPGPVAELSLAGWDRVLDVNLRACFLLAQAVWPGMRDAGAGTIVNVSSVAGRRGWANAAAYCAAKFALTGFTQALAAEGRPYGIRTCVLYPGAMDTSWGIWSPDDRGSGEPTVPADALAPDQVARLITWIASAPADLVLNEVTVTPLLEQGWP, encoded by the coding sequence GTGGTGCAGGAGACGGCGGCGCAGATCCGGGCGGCCGGCGGGACGGCGTCGGCCGTCGTCGTGGATCTCGCCGATCCTGAGCAGATCGCCCGCGCGATGGCTCAGGTCAGCGACGAGTTGGGGACGGTGGATGTCCTGGTGAACGCCGCGGGCACCGACGTGCCGGGGCCGGTGGCCGAGCTGTCCCTGGCCGGCTGGGACCGGGTGCTCGACGTGAACCTGCGGGCCTGCTTCCTGCTGGCGCAGGCGGTGTGGCCGGGCATGCGGGACGCCGGAGCCGGCACCATCGTGAACGTCTCCTCGGTCGCCGGCCGCCGCGGCTGGGCCAACGCCGCCGCCTACTGCGCCGCGAAGTTCGCCCTGACCGGCTTCACCCAGGCCCTCGCCGCCGAAGGCCGGCCGTACGGCATCCGGACCTGCGTGCTCTACCCCGGAGCGATGGACACCAGCTGGGGGATCTGGTCGCCCGACGACCGTGGCAGCGGCGAGCCGACGGTCCCGGCGGATGCCCTTGCCCCGGACCAGGTCGCCCGGCTGATCACCTGGATCGCCTCAGCACCGGCCGATCTGGTGCTCAACGAGGTGACCGTGACACCGCTGCTGGAGCAGGGCTGGCCGTGA
- a CDS encoding NlpC/P60 family protein — translation MRPVGCSGPRRRAAGLVLACLALAATTTFHASSSRVPLDGAPDQAAADVLHVARNQLGDPYQWGGNGPDRWDCSGLTSLWRTVGGAKDMPRVSRDQQAWAVPVPPEQLLRGDLVFFGHPVTHVGIVSGGGYMIDAGESRGAVVQRLIWNTGVVRYGRVPRPGMPKVRPWTPPPLPAPASSAPVADSPEAAAAAPRPAAPRPAAPQPAAAPKPAGGGLTPLQGLPGVQRSPSSPVALRAAANAKAVGVAGRPAGPTGWNDVSLVATAWKHAGGRPLPHDRQALVQRSTPVALAEARIGDVVVYNQPATHLGVYLGWGYMADASQTHGRVVVRRVYATPSVRLVRLG, via the coding sequence GTGCGGCCCGTCGGATGTTCCGGACCCCGGCGGCGCGCGGCCGGTCTCGTACTGGCCTGCCTGGCGCTCGCGGCGACCACGACCTTCCACGCCAGCAGCTCCCGGGTGCCGCTGGACGGTGCCCCCGACCAGGCCGCGGCGGACGTGCTGCACGTCGCCCGCAACCAGCTCGGCGACCCCTACCAGTGGGGCGGCAACGGCCCGGACCGCTGGGACTGCTCCGGGCTGACCTCGCTGTGGCGCACGGTCGGGGGCGCCAAGGACATGCCGCGTGTCTCCCGCGACCAGCAGGCCTGGGCCGTTCCGGTCCCGCCCGAGCAGTTGCTGCGGGGCGACCTGGTCTTCTTCGGCCACCCGGTGACGCACGTCGGCATCGTGTCCGGTGGCGGCTACATGATCGACGCCGGCGAGTCCCGCGGCGCGGTCGTGCAGCGCCTGATCTGGAACACCGGCGTCGTGCGGTACGGGCGGGTGCCGCGGCCCGGGATGCCGAAGGTCCGGCCGTGGACACCCCCGCCGCTGCCGGCGCCGGCGAGCAGCGCCCCCGTCGCGGACTCGCCGGAGGCTGCGGCGGCCGCTCCCCGACCCGCGGCACCCAGGCCGGCCGCACCCCAGCCGGCGGCCGCACCCAAGCCGGCCGGCGGCGGACTGACGCCGCTCCAGGGCCTGCCGGGCGTGCAGCGTTCCCCCTCGAGCCCGGTCGCCCTTCGGGCCGCCGCCAACGCCAAGGCCGTCGGCGTCGCCGGCCGCCCCGCCGGGCCCACGGGCTGGAACGACGTCTCGCTGGTCGCCACCGCCTGGAAGCACGCCGGCGGCAGGCCGCTGCCGCACGACCGTCAGGCCCTGGTGCAGCGCAGCACGCCGGTTGCGCTGGCCGAGGCCCGCATCGGTGACGTCGTCGTCTACAACCAGCCGGCCACCCATCTCGGCGTCTACCTCGGCTGGGGCTACATGGCCGATGCCTCCCAGACGCACGGCCGGGTGGTGGTGCGGCGGGTCTACGCGACCCCGTCGGTGCGGCTGGTCCGCCTCGGCTGA